Within the Novosphingobium pentaromativorans US6-1 genome, the region GGCGACTTGCGCCGTCGCGCCCACTTCGCGGGCCCACAGCTTCATCTGCTCGGGATAGCGGCCATAGGGCTGGTGGGCCGAAAGCATGTCGTTGTAGGCGGTGACGATCGCCAGGTTGTTGGCGCTGCCGGTGGCGATGGCGGACTTGTCCTCGCCGGCCGCGGCAAATCCGTGGGCCAGGTTAGAGCACGAGAGGAAGCTGCGGTCCGAGTGCCGGTCGGCCTCGCGCGCGACGAGATCGAGATATCGGGCGCGGCTGTCCTTCGAGCGCTCGATGATGCGGTCGGTAACCCGAGCCACTGCCGGGGCGAGATCAGTCATTATGTCACTCCTGCTTTCCGGCCTCGCTCCTCTCCCCCTGAGAGCTTCGGCCTTTTACGGCCCTGCGACCGCCTAGAATTATTCGTGCCAGGTAACGCCGTCGCGTTCGGCCAGGGCGATGGCGGCCGAGGGCCCCCAGCTGCCGGCCGTGTAGGTCTTGGGTTCAAGCGCCTGCTCGTCCCAGCCGGCGCGGATCGCATCGATCCAGTCCCACTGCGCCTCGACTTCGTCGCGGCGCACGAACAGCGTCTGGTCGCCCTCGATCAGGTCGAGCAGCAGGCGTTCGTAGGCGATGCGCCGCTGCGGGCCGGCAAAGGCGTCGGGCATGGTGATCGCCAGCGGCACGCTGCGCAGGCCGATGCCTTCGCGGTCGAGGCCGGGGATCTTCGCCATCAGCGAGAGGGTGATGTTCTCTTCGGGCTGGATGCCGATGACGAGGCGGTTGGGCACCGTCTTGGCGCCGCGGCCCGAGAAGATCGAGTGCGGCACGTTGCGGAACTGGACGACGATCTCGGTCGTGCGGCGCGGCAGCCGCTTGCCGGTGCGCAAGTAGAAGGGCACGCCCTGCCAGCGCCAGTTGTCGATGTGCGCCTTGATCGCGACGAAAGTTTCGGTGTTCGAATCCTTGCCCAGTTCCTCGTCGTAGCCGGGCACGGCCCCGCCCGAGATCGCGCCGGCGCGGTACTGGCCGGTGACCGTTTCGCTGACGTTGACCTTGCGCAGGCTGCGCAGGACCTTGACCTTCTCGTCGCGCACGTTGGTGGCATCGTAGGAGACCGGCGGTTCCATCGCGACGAGCGCGAGGAGCTGGAGGATATGGTTCTGCACCATGTCGCGCAGCGCGCCGGAATCGTCGTAGTAGCCGACGCGCGATTCCAGGCCGACCGTTTCGGCGACGGTGATCTGCACGTGATCGATGTGCGCCGCATTCCACAGCGGCTCGAACATCAGGTTGGCAAAGCGCAGCGCCAGCAGGTTCTGGACCGTTTCCTTGCCCAGGTAATGGTCGATCCGGTAGATCCGCTCCTCGGGAAAGGCCGAGGCGACGGCATCGTTGATGACGCGGCTCGATGCGAGGTCGACGCCGAGCGGCTTTTCCAGGCCGATGCGCACATTGGGCCCGGCCAGGCCGCTGCTCTGCAGGCCGTGGATCGTCGGCTCGAACAGGCTGGGGGCGGTCGACAGGAAGATCGACAGGCCTTCCTCCGGCTTGCCCACCTTCTCGGCCAGCGCCTTGAAGCCTTCCATCTCGTTGGCGTCGAGCGCCTGGTAGCTCAACCGGTTGAGGAACGTCGCCAGGCCGCCGCGGCGGTTGGCAGGCAGGAACTGCTCCAGCGACTGGCGCGCAAAGTTGCGGAACGACTGGTCGTCCATGTCGGAACGCGCGGTGGCGACGATCTCGATACTCGGATCGAGCAGCCCTTCGGCATCGAGCGCACACAATGACGGCAGCAGCATCCTGCGCGATAGATCGCCGGTGGCACCGAATAGCAGCAGGCGATCGGAAGTGAATTTCGTCACGTGTACGATTCCATCATGGACAAGGTGCGCCGGGTCAGACGCGCATGGGAACTGGCGGGCGAATTGCCCCTCGCATTTGCAGCATATCAATAGTGCCCTGCGAACGCTAGGTTATCGGCATACGAATTCCCACTCCGCTTCGCGGACAGGTCTCCGAATTGGCCGGTTCGCGACAAAAGCTGTCTATGCTTTGGCGCGATACCGTTTCCAAGCGGCGATCGCTGCCATATCATTGTCTTGCGGGTTTCCTACCCTGGCTGGCCCGAAGATCGGGGATGGAACGAGGAGAGAGCTTTTATGACGGTGGAGGGTGTCGGCCTTCTGGAACATCTGCAGACCCCCGCCATGGTCGTATCGCGAGGGCAGGTGCGCTTTGCCAATTCCGCAGCCAAGGCGCTGCTGGGTGCGCATATCGTGGGTCAGGACGTGCGGATCGCCATTCGCGATCCCAAGGCGGTGGCGGCGATCCTCAGCGACAAGGGCGGGACCGCACAGGTTTCCGGGCTTTCGACCGGTGGAAGCGTCTGGGAAGTCGATTGCCGCGTCCTTGCCTCGAACGATCGGCTGGTCAGCCTCTATGACCTGTCCGAGCGGGTCAGCGTCGCCAAGTCCCACGCCGATTTCGTTGCGAATGCCAGCCACGAACTGCGCACGCCGCTCGCCAATGTGCTGGGCTACGTCGAGACGCTGATGAATCCCAAGGCGGGCGGCAACGAAGGCGTGCGCCTGCGCTTCCTCGACACGATCCGGCACGAGGCGCAGCGCATGCAGTCGCTGATTTCCGATCTCATGTCGCTTTCCCGGATCGAGGCGGTGAAGCACGAAGTGCCCGCCGACCGTGTCGACATGGTTGCGCTCTCGAACGAGATCGGGGGCGAATTCCGCACCAGCGCGACGGTCACGGTCAAGGCGAACTGCGAAAAGGCGGTCATTGCCGGCGATCGCGGGCAGATCGGGCAAGTCTTGCGCAATCTCATCGACAACGCGCTGAAATACGGCAAGGCCGGCGGTCCGGTCGAGGTCTCGATCGAGGCGGCGAGCACCGGCTGGGTATTGCTTACCGTGCGCGACGAGGGCGAGGGCATCGCGCCCGAGCATCTGCCGCGCGTGACCGAGCGTTTCTATCGCGCGGACACCAGCCGCAGCCGCGCGGTCGGCGGCACCGGACTGGGCCTCTCGATCGTCAAGCACATCGTCGAGCGCCACCGCGGCCGCTTCGACATCGACAGCCGCCCGGGAACCGGGACGACTGCCTCGATGATGCTTCCCTTGCGAGAGGAACAGCCGGCGGAGTAAGTCTGGCACCGCGGCGATGGAGATGCTTGCCCCACCGCCGCGGTAATCATCAGAAGTCCAGTTCGAAGCGGGTGCCGATGACCTGCGCGTTGTAGTCCCGGTCGCCCGAGGGCAGGGCCGTCGCACCGCTGTAGTCGAGCAGCGCATAGTTCACGTTGAAGCGCAGGTTCTGGATCGGCGACCAGATCAGGCCGACGATGTAGCCGTTCTGCGTTCCGCCCCGGATGTCGCGGCTGTTGAGGTCGAGCCAGTCGTAGCGCAGGTTGACCTGGATCGAGCCGATGCCGTCCTCACCCAGCGGGTGGGCCGGTGCAGATGACGTGAATACGCCGTCCTTGTAGCCCCGGCTGTCGCCCGAAGTGATGAAGTAGCCGACTTCGGCATAAGCGCCGCGGAACGTCACGTCGGGCTGGCCGATGCGGTTGGCGCGCTGGACGTGGACTTCGCCCACGCCGTGCCAGCGGCCCGAGATCGCCGCCAGTTCGAGGCCATAGTGGGTTTCATCCGACAGGTTCATCGCCGGAGTGCCGATCAGGCGGGTATTGGTGGAGTGGACGAGCGGGCGCTGGCCATAGATCGTGGTGCTGTCTTCCAGGCGGTTGAGCTTGCGCCAGTGCGCCGAGCCGCCGAAGTGCAGCTGCGTCTCGCCGATCTTCGGCGCGAAGACGAGGCGGCCATCGAAGCTGATGGAGTTGTTCTCATCGCCGCCCTTCGTTCCGTCGCTGCTGTTGGAAAGCGCTTTGATGTCGTCGGTGAAGACGCCCGCCTGCGCCAGCCACGGCCCGCGCGAATATTGCGCTGCCAGGCCCAGGCGGCGTTCGAAGTTGAAAGCATCGGTGAAGGCCGCGCGCTCCATGACGCTGCCCGTGGTGTCGCCGGTCAGTTCGTCGAGCGACTGGAAGCTGTTCTGGTTGCCGAGTGTGACCAGCCAGGGTCCCTTGGAATAGCTGAGATAGGTATCGACCAGGTCGACTGAGTTGTCGGAGAGTTCCAGCTCCAGCTTGTAGCCGAAGCCTGCACCCAGCTTGCCCTGCGCGCCCAGACGGATGCGGCGCACCTCGTTCGAGAAGCCAAGCCCCTTGTCGGCAAGGCTCGAGGGGGCGGAAACGTAGTTGGCATCGGCCTGGATGCGGCCCTTGACCTTGAACTGCTTGTCGCCCTCGGTGAACTGGGGGCTGCCCTTCCATGCAATCTTCGTGCTGGGCTTGGCCACAGGCTGCTCGCTCGCAACCGGCGTTGCTGCCTGAATCGGTGACGTAGACGCAGGAGTGCTCGCATCGTTCGATGCCTGTGCGCCAGTCCCGTCCGCGCCAATGGCCAGACGGCTCTCAAGCGCTTCCAGGCGGGCTCGCAGCGCGCGAATCTCTTCGCGCATGGACTGCGCTTCGGCGTCACCGATATCCTGCGCCATCGCAGGTGCAGGAAGTGCAGCGACAAAGGCTGCAAGGGCGGTCGTGGCCAGCAATCGGCTCATTCTTGTCAAACTCCGCATGGTTCCCCCGGGCAATCCCCGGCCAGTGGGGACCGGCCTCTATGACCATTCAATGACACTTTGGTGACAAACATGACTGCAATGTAACAAAATGTTGACGGCGGATGCCGGGGGGTTTGTCCCCCCTGACGACGTGCATCCGCGCAATCCCGTAGATCTTCCAAAACGGGCAGACACAATTTGTAATTAAATGCGTGAACCAGCCGGTCGGAGCGATCGGTTCAATTCGTGGTTTGGTCCCAATCCTGAAGCAAAGCTTAGCGTTGTTTTTGCATGGAAATCTATTCCGGGTCGCCGAACGAAATATAGTGGAAATAAAAGGACAGGTTCAGTGAGAAAACTACAGGCAATTTCGGCCGTGGCCGTTGCCGTGTCTGCCGGGTGGGCGCTTCCCGCTGCGGCGCAAGTCAGCAAGTCGGCAGCCGTTCTGGAAGAACTGCAGGCCATGCGCGCCAAAATGGAAGTCATGGCGCAGCGTATCGACAATCTCGAATCTGAACTTGAACAGGCCAATGCCAAAGCCGAGGCCGCAAGCCAGTCGGCACAAGTCGCAAGGGCCGACGCCAGCACCGCCAGGAAATCCGCCGAAGAGGCCTCGCCCGTCAAGGTCGCCTGGAAAGGCGCGCCCAAGTTCAGCGACGACAAGGGCTGGAGCTTCAAGCCCCGTGGCCGAATCCAGGTGGACATCGGCGGAACCGACGCGCCGAGCGGGCTCTCGAAAGGCGCCAATGCCTCGCTCGGCACGGCGACGGAAGTGCGCCGCGCCTGGTTGGGCTTCGAAGGGACGATGCCGGGCGGTATCGGCTATCGCTTCGATGCCGACCTGACCAATTCCAGCCTGGCACTGGCGGACGCCTACATCAGCTACAAGGCGAATCGGAACCTGACGCTCGTTCTGGGCAACCAGCGTCCCTTCACCGGGCTCGAGGACATGACCGCCGTCCTCAACACCACCTTCATGGAGCGCAGCAGCTTCAGCCAGGCCTTCGGCTTTGAGCGCCGCGTTGGTATCGCCGCGAACTACAAGACCAAGGACGTGCTGGTCGAAGCGGGCCTGTTTGCCGACGACATGTCGAGCATGAGCGCGGATACGGACAAGAGCTGGAGCCTCAACGGGCGCGTGGTCTTCATGCCCAGGCTGGGCAACGGCACGCTGCATCTGGGGGCCTCGGCCCAGTATCACGATCTCGCCGGTTCGGTTACCAGTACGCGCTATCGCACGCGGCCGTTCCTGCACACGGCGGATGTGCGCCTGGTCGATACCGGCACCATCACGGCCACCAGCGAGCGTCGTTACGGCGTTGAGGCTGCCTACATGACCGGGCCCTTCCATGCGGTCGTCGAAGGCAACGCAATCACGGCGGTGCGTCCCGGTCTCAGCAATCCGACCTTCAAGGGCGGCTACGCGGAAGTCGGATATGTCCTCACGGGTGAGAAGGCGCCTTACAAGGGCGGAATATTCGATCGGCTGAGGCCCGCCAAGGGAATCGACGAGGGCGGTATCGGCGCCATTCAGGTCAATCTGCGATTCGATCATCTCGATCTCAACGATTCAGACATCGTCGGTGGTCGCCAGGATACCGCGGGCGTGTCATTGGTCTGGGCCGCGACGAGCAATCTGCGCTTCACGGCCAATTACGGCCACCTGTGGTTGCGCGACGCAGCGATTACCGCTGACGGTGATGACAGCTACACCGCCGACAGCATGGGCATGCGCGCCCAGATCGACTTCTGACCTGCAGCAAGGGAAGCGCCGCCAGGATTTTGCTGGCCGCGCTTCCCTTGCAAGGCATTGTAACTACCCCTAGACCTGCCCCCGGTCGGCGCGCTTCGCCGGTCGGGGGCTGGCTCATTTTCGGGCCCAGTCGTCCGCGGTTGAAAACGGATGTTCTTTCCGTAATTTGAGGGGCAATCGTACAATGTCACTTCATCGTCATAGAAGTGTCATTGTACCCCAATAGGGGCGTCCCAGAATTGAAGCCCAAGGGGTATTGCCATGCATTCTACCAAGACGTTCTTCGTTGCCGCCGTCTCTGCGATGGCTCTCACCGCTTGCGGCGGTTCGGGTGGAGCGGGCTCCGGCGCGCGTGACCAGATCAAGGCCGTCGGCTCGTCGACCGTCTATCCCTTCGCTACCGCAGTGGCCGAAGCCTACGCCAAGGCGACCGGCGAAAAGTCGCCGGTCATCGAATCGACCGGCACCGGTGCCGGCATGAAGCTGTTCTGCGCCGGCGTCGGCGCCCAGCACCCCGACATCGAGGATGCCTCGCGCCGGATGAAGAAGTCCGAGTACGAGATGTGCCAGAAGAACGGCGTGACCGACATCGTCGAAATCCAGGTCGGCATCGACGGCATTGCCTTCGCCGAAGCCAAGAACGGCCCGGGCATGAAGCTCACCCCGACCGACATCTACAAGGCGCTGGCCGCCGACCCGTTCGGCAAGCCCAACACCGCCAAGACCTGGAAGGACGTCAATCCTTCGCTCCCCGACGAACCGATTCTAGTCTACGGCCCGCCGTCGACCTCGGGCACGCGTGACGCACTCAAGGAGCTGATCCTTGAAGCCGGCTGCAAGACCGATCCGGCAATGGCCGCGCTCAAGGACAGCGACAAGGACAAGTACGAGGCAACCTGCCACGACATCCGCGAAGACGGTCCCTATGTCGATGCCGGCGAGAACGACAACCTGATCGTCCAGAAGATCTCGCAGAACCCGAAGGCGATCGGCATCTTCGGCTACTCGTTCCTCGAAGAGAACGCCGGCACCATCAAGGGCATTCCGATGTCCGACGTCGAGCCGACCTACGAGACGATCTCGAACTTCTCCTACCCCGGCGCCCGTCCGCTCTACATCTACGTCAAGAAGCAGCACCTCGCCCCGATCAAGGGCCTCAAGGGCTACGTCGAGGAGTGGACCAAGCACTGGGGCCCCGATGGCGACCTCAAGGCGAAGGGCCTGATTATCGCGCCGGAAGACGTGCGCGCCAAGAATGCCGAAGTCATCGCCAACATGACTCCGCTCGACCCCTCGGTCCTCAAGTAAGCGTGTAAACGGCCAGATATGATCTTCACTGCAGTCCTGCTGGCCGTTTTCGGCCTTGGCCTCGTCGGCTGGTTTGCCGCGCGGGCCAGGGCCAGGCTGCTCTATACCGGCCGGGGATCGATGCATTCGATGCCCGGCTACCATGGCTGGCACATGGCGCTGTGGATCGTGGTCCCGGCGCTGCTTGCCTGGGGTGTGTGGTCGGCGATCATGCCGGGCCTGGTCGAAAGCGCGGTCCTGGCCGATCCGGCCGCGGCCCAGCTTCCGCCGGACGACATGAACCGCGCGGCAATCCTTGCCGATGCCCGTGCCATCGCCGCCAATCCCGATGCCGTCGCTTTCAACCCGCTGTCCAACGCCCTGGCCGAGCCGATGCGCGCGGCCCAGCAGCGCTTCGGACTGATCGGAGCCCTGCTTGTCGTCATCGCGGCGCTGGCCGGCGGCGGCTATGGCTTCACCAAGATTCGTGCCGGCTTCAAGGCGCGCACGCAGGTTGAGCGCGCGATTCTTGGGCTGCTGCTCGCCGCCTCGCTCATGGCGATCCTCACGACATTCGGCATCGTCGCTTCGCTGGTGTTCGAGGCTGGGCTGTTCTTCAAGGACGTCTCGCCCATCGCCTTCCTGACCGGCACCCACTGGGCGCCGGGCAATGCGGGCGGCACTGACCTCAACGACAATTTCGGCGCCGTGCCGCTGTTCTGGGGCACAATCTACATCGGCGCCGTCATCGCCATGCTGGTCGCCATCCCGCTCGGCCTGATGAGCGCGATCTACCTGACCCAGTACGCCTCGGGCCGCATCCGCAAGATCCTCAAGCCGGTGCTTGAAATCCTCGCGGGCATTCCGACCGTCGTATATGGCTACTTCGCCGCGCTGACGGTGGCACCTATCATCCGCGACTTCGCAGGCTCGCTGGGCATGGCCAATCCCTCGACCGAGAGCGCGCTGGCCGCCGGCCTCGTGATGGGCGTGATGATCATTCCCTTCGTCTCCTCGATGGCGGACGATGCGCTGGCCGCGGTTCCCCGCGCCATGAGCGACGGTTCGCTCGCGCTGGGCGCCACCAAGTCGGAGACGATCAAGAGGGTGCTGCTGCCGGCCGCGCTGCCGGGCATCGTTGCCGGCGTGATGCTGGCGATCAGCCGTGCCATCGGCGAAACCATGATCGTGGTCATGGCCGCGGGTGCCGCCGCGCGACTTTCGGTCAATCCGTTCGATTCCATGACGACCGTGACCTACCAGATCGTCCAGCTGCTGACGGGCGACCAGGAATTCAACAGCCCCAAGACGCTTTCCGCCTTCGCGCTGGGCCTGGTGCTGTTCATTGTCACGCTGATCCTCAACATCATCGCCCTTCGGGTCGTGAAGCGTTTCCGGGAAGCATATGACTGACGCAGGCTGGCAATCGCCCGAGTTTACCCGGCGCCTGGCCAAGCGCCATGCAGCCGAGCGCCGGTTCAAGCGGCTCGGCTTCAGCGCCATCGCCCTGAGCCTCGCCTTCCTGGCGCTGTTGCTCTTCATCATGCTGCGCAATGGTCTTGGCGGCATCGACTGGCAGTTCCTGTCCGGTTCGGATTCCACCAATGCCCATGTCGCGGGCGTCTGGGGCGCGACCAAGGGGTCGCTGCTGACGATGCTGGTCACCTTGCTGCTCTCGTTTCCGATGGGCGTGCTTGCTGCCGTCTATCTCGAGGAATTCGCGCCCAAGAACCGGCGCTGGGTGGAATGGGTCGAAGTCTCGATCAACAACCTGGCGGCGGTGCCGTCGATCATCTTCGGCCTGCTGGGCCTTGCCGTGTTCATCAACACGCTGGGCTTTCCGCGCTCTTCGCCGCTCGTCGGCGGCCTGACGCTGGCGCTGATGACGATGCCGGTCATCGTCATCTCGGGCCGCAACGCGATCAAGGCCGTGCCCCCGTCGATCCGCGATGCCGCGCTGGCGATCGGCGCAAGCAAGGTGCAGACCGTGTTCCACCACGTCCTGCCGCTGGCCCTGCCGGGCATCCTGACCGGCACGATCATCGGCATGGCCCGCGCGCTGGGTGAAACCGCGCCGCTGCTGATGATCGGCATGCGCGCCTTCGTCGCCACGCCGCCGGGTGGGGTAACCGACCCTTCCAGCGTGCTGCCGATGCAGATTTTCCTGTGGTCGGACGAAATCGACAAGGCCTTCGTCCAGAACACTTCCGCCGCCATCATCGTCCTGCTGGTCTTCCTGCTGGCGATGAACGGCCTTGCGATCTACCTTCGAAACAAGTTCGAAGTCCGCTGGTAGGGACATGACCGAAACCAAGCTTACAGCCCGCAACGTCGACGTTTACTATGGTCAGAAGAAGGCCATCGACAACGTCTCTATCGATATCGACAACGGTCTCGTCACGGCATTCATCGGCCCTTCGGGCTGCGGCAAGTCGACCTTCCTGCGTTCGCTGAACCGCATGAACGACACGATTGCCGATGCCCGCGTGACCGGCGAGATCCTGCTTGACGGCGAGGACATCTACGCCGCGTCGATGGATCCGGTCGCCCTGCGCGCCCGCGTCGGCATGGTGTTCCAGAAGCCGAACCCGTTCCCCAAGTCGATCTACGAGAACATCGCCTACGGCCCGCGCATCCATGGCCTCGCCTCGAACAAGGCCGACATGGACGTGGTGATCGAGCGTTCGCTGACCAAGGCCGGCCTGTGGGACGAAGTGAAGGACCGCCTGCACGATGCCGGCACCGCGCTCTCGGGCGGCCAGCAGCAGCGACTGTGCATCGCGCGCGCCATCGCGGTCAGCCCCGAGGTGATCCTGATGGACGAACCGTGCTCGGCGCTGGACCCGATCGCGACGGCGAAGATCGAGGAGCTCATCGACGAGCTCAAGGAGAACTACGCGATCGTCATCGTGACGCACTCGATGCAGCAGGCCGCGCGCGTTTCGCAGCGCACCGCTTTCTTCCACCTTGGCAACCTTGTGGAGTATGGTGAGACCGACCAGGTCTTCACCAACCCGCGCGAGGAAAAGACCAAGGACTACATTACCGGCCGCTACGGCTGACAAGGAAATAGCCATGGTTGACCATACCGTTAAGGCCTTTGACTCCGAGATCGGACAGCTGCGTGGCCTCGTCGCCGAAATGGGCGGACTGGCAGAAGTGGCGATCCGCGATGCGATCCAGGCGCTGACCAATCACGACGAGGAACTCGCCGGGCAGGTCGTCGCCGCCGATGCCAAGCTCGACGCGCTCGAGGCGGAAGTGGACCGTCTCGCGGTGCGCACGATCGCCCTGCGCGCGCCGATGGCGGACGATCTTCGCGACGTCATCGCCGCGCTCAAGATCTCCGGCGTGATCGAGCGCATCGGCGACTATGCCAAGAACATCGCCAAGCGCGTCAATGCGCTCGACGGGCGCAACAAGGTCGAGCCGATCACGCTCGTACCGGCGATGGCCGAGATCGCCGAGGGCATGGTTCGCGACGTGCTCAACGCCTACGGCTCGCGCGATGCCGCGCTTGCAGTCGAAGTCATCCGCCGCGACCAGAAGCTGGACCAGTTCTACAACACGTTGTTCCGATCGCTGTTGACGCACATGATGGAAAGCCCCTCGACCATCACCGTGGCGACGCAGCTGCTCTTCATCGCCCGCAACCTGGAACGCATCGGCGATCATGCGACCAATGTCGCCGAAATGGTCTACTACGCCGCGACCGGCGAATATTGCACCGAGCGCGACAGCCAGACCGATGACACAGGGGCTCCCGAATGAACCCGAATGTCCTTGTCGTCGAAGACG harbors:
- the zwf gene encoding glucose-6-phosphate dehydrogenase, which gives rise to MTKFTSDRLLLFGATGDLSRRMLLPSLCALDAEGLLDPSIEIVATARSDMDDQSFRNFARQSLEQFLPANRRGGLATFLNRLSYQALDANEMEGFKALAEKVGKPEEGLSIFLSTAPSLFEPTIHGLQSSGLAGPNVRIGLEKPLGVDLASSRVINDAVASAFPEERIYRIDHYLGKETVQNLLALRFANLMFEPLWNAAHIDHVQITVAETVGLESRVGYYDDSGALRDMVQNHILQLLALVAMEPPVSYDATNVRDEKVKVLRSLRKVNVSETVTGQYRAGAISGGAVPGYDEELGKDSNTETFVAIKAHIDNWRWQGVPFYLRTGKRLPRRTTEIVVQFRNVPHSIFSGRGAKTVPNRLVIGIQPEENITLSLMAKIPGLDREGIGLRSVPLAITMPDAFAGPQRRIAYERLLLDLIEGDQTLFVRRDEVEAQWDWIDAIRAGWDEQALEPKTYTAGSWGPSAAIALAERDGVTWHE
- a CDS encoding sensor histidine kinase, with the protein product MTVEGVGLLEHLQTPAMVVSRGQVRFANSAAKALLGAHIVGQDVRIAIRDPKAVAAILSDKGGTAQVSGLSTGGSVWEVDCRVLASNDRLVSLYDLSERVSVAKSHADFVANASHELRTPLANVLGYVETLMNPKAGGNEGVRLRFLDTIRHEAQRMQSLISDLMSLSRIEAVKHEVPADRVDMVALSNEIGGEFRTSATVTVKANCEKAVIAGDRGQIGQVLRNLIDNALKYGKAGGPVEVSIEAASTGWVLLTVRDEGEGIAPEHLPRVTERFYRADTSRSRAVGGTGLGLSIVKHIVERHRGRFDIDSRPGTGTTASMMLPLREEQPAE
- a CDS encoding OprO/OprP family phosphate-selective porin, with amino-acid sequence MSRLLATTALAAFVAALPAPAMAQDIGDAEAQSMREEIRALRARLEALESRLAIGADGTGAQASNDASTPASTSPIQAATPVASEQPVAKPSTKIAWKGSPQFTEGDKQFKVKGRIQADANYVSAPSSLADKGLGFSNEVRRIRLGAQGKLGAGFGYKLELELSDNSVDLVDTYLSYSKGPWLVTLGNQNSFQSLDELTGDTTGSVMERAAFTDAFNFERRLGLAAQYSRGPWLAQAGVFTDDIKALSNSSDGTKGGDENNSISFDGRLVFAPKIGETQLHFGGSAHWRKLNRLEDSTTIYGQRPLVHSTNTRLIGTPAMNLSDETHYGLELAAISGRWHGVGEVHVQRANRIGQPDVTFRGAYAEVGYFITSGDSRGYKDGVFTSSAPAHPLGEDGIGSIQVNLRYDWLDLNSRDIRGGTQNGYIVGLIWSPIQNLRFNVNYALLDYSGATALPSGDRDYNAQVIGTRFELDF
- a CDS encoding porin, translated to MRKLQAISAVAVAVSAGWALPAAAQVSKSAAVLEELQAMRAKMEVMAQRIDNLESELEQANAKAEAASQSAQVARADASTARKSAEEASPVKVAWKGAPKFSDDKGWSFKPRGRIQVDIGGTDAPSGLSKGANASLGTATEVRRAWLGFEGTMPGGIGYRFDADLTNSSLALADAYISYKANRNLTLVLGNQRPFTGLEDMTAVLNTTFMERSSFSQAFGFERRVGIAANYKTKDVLVEAGLFADDMSSMSADTDKSWSLNGRVVFMPRLGNGTLHLGASAQYHDLAGSVTSTRYRTRPFLHTADVRLVDTGTITATSERRYGVEAAYMTGPFHAVVEGNAITAVRPGLSNPTFKGGYAEVGYVLTGEKAPYKGGIFDRLRPAKGIDEGGIGAIQVNLRFDHLDLNDSDIVGGRQDTAGVSLVWAATSNLRFTANYGHLWLRDAAITADGDDSYTADSMGMRAQIDF
- a CDS encoding substrate-binding domain-containing protein codes for the protein MHSTKTFFVAAVSAMALTACGGSGGAGSGARDQIKAVGSSTVYPFATAVAEAYAKATGEKSPVIESTGTGAGMKLFCAGVGAQHPDIEDASRRMKKSEYEMCQKNGVTDIVEIQVGIDGIAFAEAKNGPGMKLTPTDIYKALAADPFGKPNTAKTWKDVNPSLPDEPILVYGPPSTSGTRDALKELILEAGCKTDPAMAALKDSDKDKYEATCHDIREDGPYVDAGENDNLIVQKISQNPKAIGIFGYSFLEENAGTIKGIPMSDVEPTYETISNFSYPGARPLYIYVKKQHLAPIKGLKGYVEEWTKHWGPDGDLKAKGLIIAPEDVRAKNAEVIANMTPLDPSVLK
- the pstC gene encoding phosphate ABC transporter permease subunit PstC, whose translation is MIFTAVLLAVFGLGLVGWFAARARARLLYTGRGSMHSMPGYHGWHMALWIVVPALLAWGVWSAIMPGLVESAVLADPAAAQLPPDDMNRAAILADARAIAANPDAVAFNPLSNALAEPMRAAQQRFGLIGALLVVIAALAGGGYGFTKIRAGFKARTQVERAILGLLLAASLMAILTTFGIVASLVFEAGLFFKDVSPIAFLTGTHWAPGNAGGTDLNDNFGAVPLFWGTIYIGAVIAMLVAIPLGLMSAIYLTQYASGRIRKILKPVLEILAGIPTVVYGYFAALTVAPIIRDFAGSLGMANPSTESALAAGLVMGVMIIPFVSSMADDALAAVPRAMSDGSLALGATKSETIKRVLLPAALPGIVAGVMLAISRAIGETMIVVMAAGAAARLSVNPFDSMTTVTYQIVQLLTGDQEFNSPKTLSAFALGLVLFIVTLILNIIALRVVKRFREAYD
- the pstA gene encoding phosphate ABC transporter permease PstA, with the protein product MTDAGWQSPEFTRRLAKRHAAERRFKRLGFSAIALSLAFLALLLFIMLRNGLGGIDWQFLSGSDSTNAHVAGVWGATKGSLLTMLVTLLLSFPMGVLAAVYLEEFAPKNRRWVEWVEVSINNLAAVPSIIFGLLGLAVFINTLGFPRSSPLVGGLTLALMTMPVIVISGRNAIKAVPPSIRDAALAIGASKVQTVFHHVLPLALPGILTGTIIGMARALGETAPLLMIGMRAFVATPPGGVTDPSSVLPMQIFLWSDEIDKAFVQNTSAAIIVLLVFLLAMNGLAIYLRNKFEVRW
- the pstB gene encoding phosphate ABC transporter ATP-binding protein PstB, yielding MTETKLTARNVDVYYGQKKAIDNVSIDIDNGLVTAFIGPSGCGKSTFLRSLNRMNDTIADARVTGEILLDGEDIYAASMDPVALRARVGMVFQKPNPFPKSIYENIAYGPRIHGLASNKADMDVVIERSLTKAGLWDEVKDRLHDAGTALSGGQQQRLCIARAIAVSPEVILMDEPCSALDPIATAKIEELIDELKENYAIVIVTHSMQQAARVSQRTAFFHLGNLVEYGETDQVFTNPREEKTKDYITGRYG
- the phoU gene encoding phosphate signaling complex protein PhoU, which codes for MVDHTVKAFDSEIGQLRGLVAEMGGLAEVAIRDAIQALTNHDEELAGQVVAADAKLDALEAEVDRLAVRTIALRAPMADDLRDVIAALKISGVIERIGDYAKNIAKRVNALDGRNKVEPITLVPAMAEIAEGMVRDVLNAYGSRDAALAVEVIRRDQKLDQFYNTLFRSLLTHMMESPSTITVATQLLFIARNLERIGDHATNVAEMVYYAATGEYCTERDSQTDDTGAPE